In Calditrichota bacterium, the genomic window TCTTCTGTAAATTTTATAAAAAGCATAAGCCAAAAATAGGAGTGTGATGACAATCAGGTAAGGACGAAAAGGCTGGAAAACGCTCAACCGGGCTGTCCAGGCGCCGCCCAGACCAAGAGCCAGGATAACCAGGGGGCCCACACAACAAACAGACGCCGCAACCGATGAAAGAATGGCTCCAATTAATCCCTTGCGTGAGGCCGAATGTTTTTGACGCTTTCCGGAGCTTGTTCCGGGGTCTTCGGATTTTTTGGGTACACCAGGCCCGGATTTCGGATGAAGTTGCTGATTCATTTCGTATCCTCCAAAAATTGTAAAATAGGGCATTCAACAGTGGCCTCTTTTGTTCGACAGGCGGCCGTTAATTGAAGCAACGCCTTTTTGATTCGTTGCAGCTGCTTGATTTTAATGTCAATTTCGGCAATTTTTTGTGTTGCTTCTTCCCGGAAATCATCGCATGTATGATCAGGATCCACGCGGAGAGCCAAAAGCTCGTTGATTTCATTCAAGGAAAATCCCAGGGATTTTGCGTGCTTAATGAATTCCAGACGGGACAGATCCTCTGCCAAATAGTATCGGTAGCCCGATTCGCGCCGTTTGGGGGCCGGCAGAAGCCCGCGTCGTTCGTAGTATCGAATGGTCTGAATGTTGAGTCCGGCCTGTTTTGCCAGTTGGCCGATGCTGAAGGTTTCCATTTTTTCCTCTCCCTTTATTTTTCTCTGCTGGTGATCTGTTTTAATATAAGGCCTGTACCATGGTATAGAGTCAAGTATTTTTTTTAAAAATTTTTAATTAGAAAGATTATTATTGAATAATAGTAAGTTACGTTCCGAAAAAGGGCTGAGGAAACAGGTTTTATGTTCAAAAAAATCAAAACACATTATGGGTTTTTCAAAAGAGTTGTAGCCGTACCCTTTATGGGTGTGTGTGGAGCGCAGGCATAAAGCCTGCGGTTACGGGACTGGCATTTAAGGCGCAGGCAAAAAGGCTGTGGCTACGGGACTGGCATTTAAGGCGCAGGCATAAAGCCTGCGGCTACAGAGGGTGTGTTTGGCAGGAGCGGAGGCATAAAGGCTGTGGTTGCGGTTGCGCCTGGTAAAAGCGCAGATTTTGCGATTGGACGATGGAATGAGTGAAATTTTTTCTTGACAAACGGGATTCCATGTTCTATATTGTATTAGAACATTAATACAATAGGACATTTCATGAAGCTTTCAATTGAGCCCAGAAAAGGTGTTCCGCTGTATTTTCAGATTATCGAAGAAATTAAACACCATGTTGCCGTTGGCGAACTCAAGCCGGGAGATCGGCTGCCCACGGTGCGGCAGTTGGCCGTGGAGCTGGCGATCAATCCCAATACGGTGGCGAAGGCCTACGACGAGCTTCGGCGCGAGGGGATTCTGGACGTGAAACAGGGCATCGGCACCTTTGTTAAGGGCGGCCTCGCCGAGTTGGGGGCGGAAACCCGGAATAAAAAGCTGCACCAGCTTTGTGAGGCATTCGTCCTGGAGGGGAAAAAATACGGGTACACGGTTGAGGACATTATCGGTTGTTTGGAGAATCTGAAGTAGCGTTTTTCAGGAGTCGTTTCGTATTAACAGAAAGCGGCGATCTGAAACAATCCGTCTTTTGTAATGTAATGCTTTTGTTGCAGCCATCTCTGAAAAATCAGACAGGAAATGGTTTGAATTTTTAATTCAGGTTATTTTTTGATGGGTCACATAAATGCAAGGAGAACACTCATGGCAAATTACACGGAAGAACCCAAGCCCAAGCGGGCAAAAGTCAAGACTCCCGGCAGGGGAGTAAATTTTATGGGCGTTTTGATTTTCTTGATATTTTTAGTGGCAGGGGGTTATTNNNNNNNNNNNNNNNNNNNNNNNNNNNNNNNNNNNNNNNNNNNNNNNNNNNNNNNNNNNNNNNNNNNGCTCTCGCCTAAAATTGTAAAACAGTGGGAAAAGGGAATTGTTCTGCGATTTGGGGAGTTCAGGCGTGTGCTTTCACCGGGCATTCACTGGATTTTTCCGCTGGTGGACAAAGTAGCGTACTGGATTGATCAGCGGGTACGCACCACATCCTTTTCGGCGGAAAAAACACTCACAAAAGATTCGGTTCCGGTGGATGTGGATGCGGTGCTTTTCTGGGTGGTTTGGGATGCCCAAAAGGCCGCTCTCGAGGTTGAAAATTACCGCGAAGCCATTTCCTGGGCGGCCCAAACTGCCCTGCGGGATCTGATCGGGAAAACCGTGCTGGCCGATGTGCTTGCAGGCCGGCAGACCCTGGATGAAGAGCTGCAAAAAATTATTGACGAGCGAACGGAACCCTGGGGGGTGACCGTGCAGTCGGTTGAAATACGCGACGTGGTCATTCCGGAGCTTCTGGAAGATGCGATGAGCCGTCAGGCGCAGGCCGAGCGGGAGCGTCAGGCCCGCGTCATTCTGGGGGATGCGGA contains:
- a CDS encoding slipin family protein — encoded protein: LSPKIVKQWEKGIVLRFGEFRRVLSPGIHWIFPLVDKVAYWIDQRVRTTSFSAEKTLTKDSVPVDVDAVLFWVVWDAQKAALEVENYREAISWAAQTALRDLIGKTVLADVLAGRQTLDEELQKIIDERTEPWGVTVQSVEIRDVVIPELLEDAMSRQAQAERERQARVILGDAERQIADKFLEASKLYRENPIALHLRAMNMLYEGLKEKGALIVVPSTAVESMGLGTIGGLSALGKEFQEGNGQAAS
- a CDS encoding GntR family transcriptional regulator produces the protein MKLSIEPRKGVPLYFQIIEEIKHHVAVGELKPGDRLPTVRQLAVELAINPNTVAKAYDELRREGILDVKQGIGTFVKGGLAELGAETRNKKLHQLCEAFVLEGKKYGYTVEDIIGCLENLK
- a CDS encoding heavy metal-responsive transcriptional regulator, yielding METFSIGQLAKQAGLNIQTIRYYERRGLLPAPKRRESGYRYYLAEDLSRLEFIKHAKSLGFSLNEINELLALRVDPDHTCDDFREEATQKIAEIDIKIKQLQRIKKALLQLTAACRTKEATVECPILQFLEDTK